A part of Miscanthus floridulus cultivar M001 chromosome 6, ASM1932011v1, whole genome shotgun sequence genomic DNA contains:
- the LOC136457217 gene encoding two-component response regulator ORR4-like, with translation MTVVDAESRFHVLAVDDSIVDRKLIEMLLKNSSYQVTTVDSGSKALELLGLRDDGAEDASSPSPSSPDHQEIDVNLIITDYCMPGMTGYDLLKRVKGSSSLKDIPVVIMSSENVPARISRCLEDGAEEFFLKPVKLADMKKLKSHLLKRKQPKKPQAQPQQVQAVEPEQQLDPHTQPAHEPEESAAEPVATASNGTAVGDCNGGNKRKAATMEQQQEDGLTVTVTTPESTKPRLSTSSLAVET, from the exons ATGACGGTGGTGGATGCAGAGTCGCGGTTCCATGTCCTCGCGGTGGACGACAGCATCGTCGACAGGAAGCTCATCGAGATGCTGCTCAAGAACTCGTCATACCAAG TGACCACGGTGGATTCCGGGAGCAAGGCGCTGGAGCTACTGGGGCTCAGGGACGACGGCGCGGAGGACGCGTCGTCGCCGTCTCCCTCCTCCCCTGACCACCAG GAGATCGATGTGAATCTCATCATCACTGACTACTGCATGCCAGGCATGACAGGATACGATCTGCTCAAGAGGGTGAAG GGGTCCTCCTCGCTCAAGGACATTCCTGTGGTGATCATGTCGTCTGAGAATGTGCCTGCCCGGATCAGCAG GTGCTTGGAAGATGGCGCAGAGGAGTTCTTCCTGAAGCCCGTGAAGCTCGCCGACATGAAGAAGCTCAAGTCACACCTGCTGAAGCGGAAGCAGCCCAAGAAGCCTCAGGCGCAGCCGCAGCAGGTACAGGCGGTGGAGCCTGAGCAGCAGCTGGACCCGCACACGCAGCCAGCGCACGAGCCGGAGGAATCCGCGGCAGAGCCGGTGGCGACCGCATCCAATGGAACCGCCGTCGGCGACTGCAACGGCGGCAACAAGAGGAAGGCGGCGACCAtggagcagcagcaggaggatgGGCTGACCGTGACGGTGACGACGCCGGAGAGCACCAAGCCGAGGCTGTCGACGAGCAGCCTGGCGGTGGAGACCTGA